The Methanococcoides methylutens genome segment GAAGTTGTAACAGGACCATTTCTAATAAGTTCTTATGACACCCATTATTGTAAAAATTTCCCAAAGATTGAGTTTCCAAATCTGATATTCCTTGATAGTGGTGGATACGAATGCACAGTCGATAATGATGTTTCTGAAATGGGCCTATATAAGCCAGAAGCTTGTTCTTGGGATGAACAAACTCATCTTGAATCAATAACAAATTGGGAGTCGGAGATCCCTACCGTAATCATTAGTTATGATCATCCATCGAAACGGGAAAATTTGGAAAGTCAAATTGAAAATGCAAAGAAATTATTTCAACTGAAAGACCATTTTTTAAAAGAGCTATTAATTAAACCTGAATCTTCAAATGAAAATACCGTAAATATCAATAATGTAATCGAGAAATTGGATTTGTTAAATGAATTTGACATTATTGGTTTTACCGAAAAAGAACTCGGAACATCTGTGCTCAAAAGAATGGAGAATATTGCAAATTTAAGAAAAAAAATGGATGAGAAAGATATTCAAATACCCATTCATATTTTTGGCAGTTTAGATCCTATTACTACTCCACTTTACTATTTTTCAGGTGCAGATATTTTTGATGGGCTTTCATGGTTGAGATTTACATATGAAGAACAATCTGGTAATGCAGTATATAGAAATTGTATTGGACCAAAGAAAAATGGAATTCATGCAAACATGAACTTCATTTGGTTAAGTTCAATATATAGTAATTATAATTATCTCGGAAGACTTGAAATTAACTTAAAAAAATTCAACGATTCCCATGACTTCAGTATTTTTGGAGAAAATAAAGAATTTTTTAAGAAGTCGTGTGATGACCTTTCTGAAGCAATTGGAGGGTTTTAATGGGAGGATCAGGAGGAGGATATTACTATCCTTCGTCAAATAGGTATAAAGAAGACCTTGATAAAATTAGACAAGAAAGTTATGATGAGTCTTTTGAAACTTCTGTAAATGAACTTATTGCAGAAAAATTAGGGGAAGCAAATTCAAGGGATTCTGTGAAAACAAGGGAGTATTTGGATCAGATTAAGGAAATTATTGAATCTGATATTGAAGGAACAGTAAATCTTCAATTTGGTGGTTCAGTCAGTAAATTCACTTATGTTGAAGGACTTAGTGATGTTGATGCATTGTTAAAAATAAATAATTCAGAATTATCCGATAAAAGTCCGAATGAAGTATTAGAATATATCAGATCGAGGTTTGAATCTGAAATAACCAATGCTAACGAAATTAAAGTTGGGAAACTAGCAGTTACTATAAAATATAACGACGGAACTGAAATACAAATACTTCCAGCTATTAAAAGAAGAGATGGCTTTAAAATTCCAGCTCGCAATGGAAAAGAATGGTCTAATATTATTCGACCTGATAAATTCGCATCTCGATTAACTGAGGTGAACCAAAATTGTGGCGGAAAAGTTGTTCCAGTTATCAAAATGGTAAAACACATTAATTCAAATCTTCCTCCTGAACAGCAATTATCAGGATATCATATTGAGTCATTGGCTATTGAAATCTTCAAATCATATCCAAAAGAATTGAATCGAACTAATAAAACAATGACAAAATATTTTTATCAAGAAGCGAGTGAGAAAATAAAAAGTCCAATTAAAGATAGAACAAATCAGTCACTTCACGTTGATGATTATCTATACAGTGAAAATTCGCCTCAGAGAGTGCGTATGAGTTATATATTGAGTAATACCTACAAAAGAATGAAG includes the following:
- a CDS encoding CBASS oligonucleotide cyclase, which codes for MGGSGGGYYYPSSNRYKEDLDKIRQESYDESFETSVNELIAEKLGEANSRDSVKTREYLDQIKEIIESDIEGTVNLQFGGSVSKFTYVEGLSDVDALLKINNSELSDKSPNEVLEYIRSRFESEITNANEIKVGKLAVTIKYNDGTEIQILPAIKRRDGFKIPARNGKEWSNIIRPDKFASRLTEVNQNCGGKVVPVIKMVKHINSNLPPEQQLSGYHIESLAIEIFKSYPKELNRTNKTMTKYFYQEASEKIKSPIKDRTNQSLHVDDYLYSENSPQRVRMSYILSNTYKRMKAADDMKSVEAWKYILGDD